The following coding sequences lie in one Mercenaria mercenaria strain notata chromosome 5, MADL_Memer_1, whole genome shotgun sequence genomic window:
- the LOC123558159 gene encoding uncharacterized protein LOC123558159 yields the protein MYEVQILMTPKPIKARFIKFLGAQNDTFGKEKCLRFELQGCKLSGVPALNCHNWFDMFPVETEIKSENQLIVGDKNIEECNNLCQRNDNCSVASISDKGLCVQYMRSQLGVWKMSHDVTGHWFAKLCSEGNN from the exons ATGTATGAGGTACAGATCCTTATGACTCCGAAGCCAATCAAAGCTAGATTCATAAAGTTTTTGGGTGCACAGAATGATACATTTGGAAAAGAGAAATGCTTAAGATTTGAATTGCAAGGTTGTAAGCTTTCAG GTGTACCAGCTTTAAACTGCCATAATTGGTTTGACATGTTTCCAGTAGAGAccgaaataaaatctgaaaaccAATTAATAGTTGGcgacaaaaatattgaagaatgCAATAATCTTTGCCAAAGAAATGATAATTGTTCCGTTGCCAGTATAAGCGATAAAGGACTCTGTGTTCAATACATGAGAAGTCAGCTCGGGGTATGGAAAATGAGTCATGACGTCACTGGCCACTGGTTTGCCAAACTATGTAGTGAAGGTAATAACTGA
- the LOC123540055 gene encoding uncharacterized protein LOC123540055 has product MEDFHKEELSLFISPPAATSVQSREWITYRPVNQVTTLSALEFNIPGQSATYLDLKRSVLNLKLQIVKGDGAPVSADEIVGPINLTFHTVFSQVDVSLQQTPLSHTGINYPYKAYIDTILQSNRDIQENLLTSQLYYKDTGNVDTNDGKTGNNYGLLYRCALFKGSKIVEMEGPLHIDLFQQPKLLINGVAVGIKLHLNRDAFTLITDSPSPDYRVKIADAHFKLCIQRLKSDVLVAHDNLIQDMSAIYPYLRTEIKTTSIASGQFSYSADDIFKGLVPCKLIVGLVPSAAFNGDYAHKTHSTSSIITVVP; this is encoded by the coding sequence atggaagattttcataaagaaGAGTTGTCTTTGTTCATTTCACCCCCAGCAGCCACGTCAGTACAATCGAGAGAGTGGATCACTTACCGTCCAGTAAATCAAGTCACCACCTTATCGGCACTCGAATTTAACATACCCGGTCAGTCTGCAACGTATTTGGATCTGAAAAGAAGCGTGTTGAACCTTAAACTGCAAATTGTGAAAGGCGATGGCGCCCCTGTTAGCGCCGACGAAATAGTTGGTCCAATCAATCTAACATTTCACACCGTTTTCAGCCAGGTTGATGTATCTTTACAGCAGACCCCTTTGTCGCATACAGGAATCAATTATCCCTATAAAGCTTACATAGACACGATTTTACAGTCAAACCGAGACATACAGGAAAATCTGTTAACGAGTCAACTTTATTATAAAGATACAGGAAACGTTGACACCAATGATGGTAAAACAGGAAATAATTACGGGTTGCTTTACAGATGTGCGCTATTTAAAGGCAGTAAAATTGTGGAAATGGAAGGACCCTTACATATCGATTTGTTTCAACAACCCAAGTTACTCATCAATGGAGTCGCTGTAGGCATTAAACTACATCTTAACCGCGACGCCTTCACATTAATCACTGACAGCCCGTCTCCTGACTATCGCGTGAAAATAGCGGACGCTCATTTCAAACTCTGTATTCAGCGGCTGAAAAGTGACGTATTAGTAGCGCACGATAATCTCATTCAAGACATGTCAGCCATTTACCCTTACCTACGCACAGAGATCAAGACAACGTCCATTGCTTCGGGTCAATTTAGTTACAGCGCTGACGATATATTTAAAGGACTGGTTCCATGTAAACTGATAGTAGGCCTGGTTCCTAGTGCGGCATTTAATGGCGATTACGCGCACAAAACCCATTCAACTTCAAGCATTATAACTGTAGTTCCATAG